A segment of the Alistipes provencensis genome:
AGCAACTGGTGACGGTCACCCGCACCTACCCTTTCGCCGAGATCAAGTCGACGAAGGAGTGGCTGGATTTCAAATAGGACAAAACTAAAAAACAAGATAACGACACAATGGACAATCTCAATCTCATCAGCAACTTTGCCGAGTTCAAAGAGCTGAAGAACATCGACAAATCGACGATGATCGGCGTATTGGAGGACGTCTTCCGCCATGCGTTGCAGAAGCAGTATGAAACGGACGAGAATTTCGACGTCATCATCAACCCCGAGAAGGGAGACCTCGAGATCTGGCGCAACCGCACGGTCGTCGAGGACGGCGCTGTCGAGGACCCCAACACGCAGATCGCCGTGTCGGAGGTGAAGGCCATCGACCCGACCTACGAGATCGGCGACGACTATGCCGATGAGATCAAGCTGCAGTCGTTCGGCCGCCGCGCCGTGTTGTCGCTGCGCCAGAACCTCGCGTCGCGCATCCTCGATCTGGAGAAGGCCAGCCTCTACGAGAAATACTCGGAGAAGGTCGGCGAGATCGTCACGGGCGAGGTGTATCAGGTTTGGAAAAAAGAGGTGCTGATCCTCGACGACGAGGAGAACGAGCTGATTCTCCCCAAGGCCGAGCAGATACCCAACGACTTCTACCGCAAGGGCGACACCATCAAGGCGATCGTCAAGTCGGTGGAGATGAACAACAACCAGCCGCGCATCATCCTGTCGCGCACGGCCAACCAGTTCCTCGAGCGGCTGTTCGAGCAGGAGGTTCCCGAAATCTTCGACGGGCTCATCACCATCAAGAAGATCGTCCGCATCCCGGGCGAGCGCGCCAAGGTCGCCGTGGAGTCCTACGACGAACGCATCGACCCGGTGGGCGCCTGCGTCGGCATGAAGGGTTCGCGCATCTACTCGATCGTCAAGGAGCTGCGCAACGAGAATATCGACGTGGTGAA
Coding sequences within it:
- the nusA gene encoding transcription termination factor NusA; translated protein: MDNLNLISNFAEFKELKNIDKSTMIGVLEDVFRHALQKQYETDENFDVIINPEKGDLEIWRNRTVVEDGAVEDPNTQIAVSEVKAIDPTYEIGDDYADEIKLQSFGRRAVLSLRQNLASRILDLEKASLYEKYSEKVGEIVTGEVYQVWKKEVLILDDEENELILPKAEQIPNDFYRKGDTIKAIVKSVEMNNNQPRIILSRTANQFLERLFEQEVPEIFDGLITIKKIVRIPGERAKVAVESYDERIDPVGACVGMKGSRIYSIVKELRNENIDVVNYTANPSLMIQRSLNPAKVSSITIDEEKMTASVYLKPDQVSLAIGKGGLNIRLSKMLTGYDIDVYREVEEEDVALTEFADEIDGWIIDALKTAGCDTAKSVLELSVEEVAARADLEMEQAQKVVDILKAEFE